A region from the Candidatus Thorarchaeota archaeon genome encodes:
- a CDS encoding RNA-binding protein → MPDERMPIKALEAAINDEVTIKLKDQRVFRGKLTRCDIYMNLTLADAEELENDEIRAKYGSILIRGNNILWIQIPE, encoded by the coding sequence ATGCCCGACGAGAGGATGCCCATCAAAGCCCTTGAAGCAGCTATTAATGACGAAGTGACCATCAAGCTAAAGGATCAGCGTGTATTCCGAGGCAAGCTTACAAGATGCGACATCTACATGAATTTGACACTTGCCGATGCTGAAGAGCTTGAGAATGATGAGATAAGGGCAAAATACGGTTCAATTCTCATTAGAGGAAATAATATCCTTTGGATCCAGATACCTGAATAA